A single Candidatus Poribacteria bacterium DNA region contains:
- a CDS encoding RNA-binding protein → MNIYVGNVPYAATETDLEELFGEYGSVATATIIRDRYDGRSKGFGFVEMENQEDGERAIEALDGQEMMGRPLKVNPARPREQRREPRRYDDAGRDE, encoded by the coding sequence ATGAATATCTACGTTGGCAACGTGCCTTATGCGGCCACGGAAACCGACCTCGAAGAGCTCTTTGGCGAGTATGGTTCGGTTGCTACCGCTACCATTATCCGTGATCGGTACGATGGTCGCTCCAAAGGGTTTGGCTTCGTTGAGATGGAAAACCAAGAGGACGGCGAGCGAGCGATAGAAGCATTGGATGGCCAAGAGATGATGGGACGTCCGCTGAAAGTTAACCCGGCGCGCCCTCGCGAGCAACGCCGCGAGCCTCGTCGGTATGACGACGCGGGCAGAGACGAGTAA